The Deinococcus sp. KNUC1210 nucleotide sequence AAGACTAGATGACGAAGGCCAACCACTTCAGGTTGCTGCTGATTGAAGACCAAGAAACCGACGCCACGCTCTTCACCGAGCTGCTGGCAGAGATCTCCCTTACCATCGAACTCCACCACGTCCGCAACGGACAACAGGCACTCGACTTCCTTCTGCACGCTGGAGAGTACCCTGAACGGCTGCGGCCACAGTTGATCGTGCTGGATCTGAATATGCCAGTCATGGACGGACACGAATTCCTTAGGAAGGCCAAAGCGCGTCCCGCGCTGCGCTGGATTCCCATCATCATGCTCTCCTCTTCCGAGCGTCCAGAAGACATCCGGCAGGCGTATCACGATCATGCCAGCAGTTACATCCTGAAACCGGTGGCCTACGACGACTACCACCGACTGATTGAGTCCATCGAAGGGTATTGGCGCGGCACCGTGCAGGTTCCCACCATCGCGGAAGTCGCGCCATGAGCAGCCTGCTCGCAGCAGCAAAACATGCACCCCGCAGCTTATTTCTGATGATTCTTTTGCTCCTCCTCACCATTCTTGGCAGTGTCCTGCTTTTACTTGACCCACAGACATCCAACTCTCAAGACCTGA carries:
- a CDS encoding response regulator; this translates as MTKANHFRLLLIEDQETDATLFTELLAEISLTIELHHVRNGQQALDFLLHAGEYPERLRPQLIVLDLNMPVMDGHEFLRKAKARPALRWIPIIMLSSSERPEDIRQAYHDHASSYILKPVAYDDYHRLIESIEGYWRGTVQVPTIAEVAP